From a single Erpetoichthys calabaricus chromosome 1, fErpCal1.3, whole genome shotgun sequence genomic region:
- the polm gene encoding DNA-directed DNA/RNA polymerase mu, translating into MDPPKRRRKECSQQDTEVSQPVKFPHIVLFLLERKMGASRKSFLTQLARRKGFCVENKFCNTVTHVVSENNTGDEVWEWLEKQDSGNGNGNLSTLALLDMSWFVESMSANKPVDIQDRHRLKVKAACASLTPDYMVPVYACQRRTPLQHPNRLFTDALEILSENAEFFESEGRSLAFYKASSVMKALPIRLTSTVDLCGLPCIGEHSQRVIKEILEDGVSSEVEGVLQSERYQAMKVLTSIFGVGVKTADRWYREGIRNFGDILSSGQKLTKEQEAGVKYFKDLSSPVTEEEANSITDTVRKAVASIDTRAKVTITGGFRRGKQRGHDVDLLITHPEEGKEAGLLAQIITILDSQGLLLYYKTKENTYTAPREPPVKPHSTLDRFERCFSVFKLSLPPFRGSQEPVSLSTPLDKTCIATDWKAVRVDLVVSPCSQYAYALLGWTGSQHFERELRRFAGSEKQMALNSHALYDRKQNEFLSASTEEEIFAHLGLPFIPPHERNA; encoded by the exons ATGGACCCTCCTAAAAGGCGCAGGAAGGAATGCAGCCAACAAGACACTGAAGTCAGTCAACCTGTAAAATTTCCTCACATTGTCTTATTCTTGCTAGAAAGAAAAATGGGGGCCTCCCGAAAATCTTTCCTTACCCAGCTTGCAAGAAGAAAGGGTTTTTGTGTGGAGAATAAGTTCTG CAACACAGTGACACATGTTGTGTCAGAGAATAATACTGGAGATGAAGTATGGGAATGGCTTGAAAAACAGGATTCAGGGAATGGAAATGGGAACCTCAGTACATTAGCTCTACTTGACATGAGCTGGTTCGTTGAGAGTATGAGTGCAAATAAACCTGTAGACATTCAAGATAGACACAGATTGAAG GTGAAAGCAGCTTGTGCCTCTTTAACTCCTGATTATATGGTGCCTGTCTATGCCTGCCAAAGACGGACTCCTCTGCAGCATCCAAACAGACTTTTTACG GATGCTTTAGAGATCTTGTCTGAAAATGCAGAATTCTTTGAAAGTGAAGGGCGAAGCTTAGCATTCTACAAAGCTAGCTCTGTCATGAAAGCTCTTCCAATCCGCCTGACCAGCACCGTTGACCTGTGTGGTCTGCCTTGTATCGGAGAACATTCTCAGAGAGTCATTAAG GAAATCCTTGAAGATGGAGTTTCAAGTGAAGTTGAGGGAGTGCTGCAGTCTGAAAGATATCAGGCAATGAAG GTATTGACAAGTATTTTTGGAGTAGGTGTGAAGACAGCTGACCGTTGGTATAGAGAAGGGATTCGAAATTTTGGAGATATATTGTCTTCTGGGCAAAAATTAACTAAAGAGCAGGAAGCAG GTGTAAAATACTTCAAGGATCTTAGCAGTCCTGTAACTGAAGAAGAGGCCAACAGCATCACTGATACTGTCAGAAAAGCAGTTGCAAGCATCGACACAAGAGCAAAGGTGACTATCACAGGGGGATTCAGACG AGGTAAACAGAGAGGACATGATGTTGATTTGCTCATCACCCATCCAGAAGAGGGCAAAGAGGCAGGGCTTTTAGCTCAAATCATCACCATTCTGGACAGCCAG GGCCTACTGCTGTACTATAAAACGAAGGAGAACACCTACACTGCACCCAGAGAACCTCCAGTTAAACCTCACAGTACTTTGGACCGCTTTGAAagatgcttttctgtatttaaattGAGCCTTCCACCATTCAGAGGGAGTCAGGAACCAGTGAGCTTGAGCACACCATTGGACAAGACATGTATAGCCACTGACTGGAAGGCAGTGCGTGTGGATTTAGTGGTCTCTCCATGCAGTCAGTATGCCTATGCTTTGTTGGGCTGGACAGGATCTCAG CACTTTGAGAGAGAACTTCGTCGCTTTGCTGGCAGTGAAAAACAGATGGCTCTGAACAGCCATGCCCTATATGATAGAAAGCAG aatgaatttCTTTCTGCAAGCACAGAAGAAGAAATTTTTGCACATCTTGGATTGCCATTCATCCCCCCTCACGAGAGAAATGcttga